In Paludibaculum fermentans, the genomic stretch AACAGCACCGACTTCGTCCACTTCGACTTCTCGTCATCCGAGAAGTTGTTGAACACCCGGATGCGGTCGCCGCCGAACTTCTGCGGCCAATGGCAGACTTCGCACGTCTCGCGCGCGGGCCGCAGGTTCTCGATGGGCGTCGGGATGGGGCGTGGGTACAGCTTCAACGTGACCGAGATCACCTGCCACGAGCCGGAGATCTTGCTCTTCACAAACCAGTTGGCGCCCGGCCCGATGTGGCACGATACACACTCCACGCGGGAGTGCGGTGAATTCTGGTAGGCCGTGAATTCGGGCTTCATCACCACGTGGCAGGTCTGGCCGCAGAAGTTCACACTCTCCATGTAGCTGACGGCCTTGTACGTCAACTGACCGCCAATGATGAAGTTGGCCAGCGTCGTGGCACCGAGAAACGCCAGCAGGCGGCGGAAGCGCGGATTGCTGAAATCCAGAGGGGGGAAGACATCGGGCAGCTTGCCCTTATTCCTCTTCTTGAACAGCCAGACGCCGGCCGGGATCAAGCCCAGGCCGAGGAAGAATACGGCCGGCAGAACCATGAACTGCAGAATGCCGATGTAGGGATCCGGCGAGTGCCCGCGCAGGGTGCTCGGCAGAAGAAAAAGCCACAAAATACCGGATGTCGTGACCAGGACCACACCGATGAGGCTGATCCAGTTGCTGGCCAGATAGACTATGGGCGCCAACCATTCTTTCAGTTTCATAAGACCTTGTTAGCTTACTCGCTTTTTCTCCTCAATCACGCACGCTCAATGGCCGTGCTTCTTATCGTTTTCCGGACGCGGGCTGTGGCCGGTCAGCCACGCCGGGTCCATCGGGTAAACATCCGGGTCAAAGATTACCGAGTAGAAGTGCCATACGAAGATGGCCAGGGTCGCCAGCACGGCTTCAAAGAAGTGCACTGACCTTGCAAAGTCGATCCAGAGCTTGGGCAGGAACTTCATGGTCCAGTTGTTGGCCCACAGCAGGATGCCCGTCGCCGCCATCACCATCGTGCCCCACACCAGCGCCCAGTATTCGATCTTCTCGATGTAGGAGTGGGACGACTGATACGGCTTCTGCTTGCGCATGCCCAACCGCCACAGCGTGCCTTCCACCATCTCGCGCAGGTCGCCCACAACCGGCAGGAACTCTTTCCAGTGGTTGCGCAGGCGGCTGCTCACGAACAGGGTGATGATGTGCAGGATCGAGGTGAGCACCAGCACGGCGCCGGCAGTTCTGTGGATGACGCCGCGCACCGGATAGGCTTTCTCCCATGCCAGCGTCGGGCGAGCCCACCAGGAATCTGGGAAATGCAGCGCAAAGCCCGTATAGGCCAGCGTAATGAAACTCACCGCCAGCAGGATGTGCTGGATCCGCTCCCACTTATACATCCGTTCGTGCTTCGGCTGTTCGGGCCGCAGCATCTGCAGGGGAATCATCTTGCCCTGGAAGCGCATCCTCATCGTCTTCTGGACGAAATCGCCGCCATGGTGCAGCAACATGAACCCAATGGTGCCGGGGATGACCAGCACATAAAACAAGTTCGCCCACTGCAGCGGCAGCGGAGCCGTCTGGCCCTGCACCTCGTGAATACTGCCAATCACGAACCGCGATCCGGCTCCGGGGTGGCAGGCTCCGCAGGTGGTGGCCAGATTCTTTGCGTTCGTGCGGGATTTCGGATTGTCCGAGGGCAGAATATCGTGAAAACCGTGGCACGACGAACAGTCGGCCACGCTCTGGCTGCCCGCTTTTAGCGCCAGGCCATGAAAACTATCGTTGAACGAAGTGATCCGGTCGAGCGGCAAGCCGAACCGGGACATCAGCCGCACATCGCCATGACAGCGTCCGCAGGTATCCGGCACACTGGCTGAGAAAACCGTCGACTTCGGATTGTCCGGCTTGAGAATCTTGTGGCCGCCGTGGCAATCCGTGCACACCGGAGCGTCCTTTACTCCCGCCGCCACAGCCTTCCCGTGCACGCTGGAGTTGAATTGAGCCGCTTCCTTGTCGTGGCACATGCCGCACGTCTCAGGCACGCTCTTGTGGAACGCCTCTGAGAGAGCCGGAGCCAGTTCATGCACGCCGCCGTGGCAGGTGGAGCACTCCGGCGCGGCCCCGTTGCCCTTCTTCATCTGTTGCGCATGCTCACTCTGCGAATAGTCGTTGGCCGGCTGTTCGTGGCAGGTGACGCACGCCGGTTTCGGCAGGTTTTCCGGGTGAGGGTACTGGTCGTGCTTCAAGTGGCACGACGCGCAGGCAACCTTGTTATGTGCCGACTTCTCCAGCTTCGCGCCCTGATCGTGACAATCCAGGCACACGGAGTTCGGGCTGGTGGGCGCCGGAACGGGCTTCTGGCCCGCCCACAACCCGGCTGCCGCCGCCAGACACAACACTATTCTTCGCGTAGTTACAGTTATCCCCAGTCGCATCCAGTTATCCTTCGCCGCGGGCGCAATCGAACCCCTCTTCGCCGCGCCGGCGACCCTCAGCCCAATCCGTAGTCTTTCAGATCAGGCCGGCAACCGTGCGGCTGCCGGCCCATGGTCGATTACTTTTAACCCAAGCCGGCTTTCGAGGTGGCGTCCCACACCTGCATACCATACAGGATGGCCAGGACCAACCCGGTCACCGCAAGCACCACAGTGAGCAGCTTGCCCCACTTGTCGATGGCTTCCAGTTTCTTCGCCGTGGTCATCTGCTGATCAATCGCACCGCTGGCCGCCCCCAGGTGGATCGAATCGTCCTCGTTGGCAGAAACGCTCCTTCTCATGAGCGCCAACGAAAGCACAATGACACCTAAAACAGCCCAGACAATCGCAAAAGGCAGTAGGTTCATGATCGTATCTCCTTTACAGCAACTGCGGACAGCCCGGCTTCAATGTTCGTTCCGGCCACCCGCCGACTTCGGTCTCGTTGTCCCCGTGCGCAAACAGGCGGCCAGCACAGCCAGCACCACCGTGTTCATCGGATCCTGCTCAGAGAGCACGGAGTTCACACCCGCCTCCCAGGCTTCCCGGAGATGCCCGGCATCATTCCTGGTAATCAAAACGATTCGCTCTGGATGCCTCAGCGGCGGTGTCATCGCCCCAAACCGCTCGCCATCCATCACCACCACACACGCAGAGTCAAAATCGGGACATTCCACACACTGCACCGGCACGTGCGTACTGCGCGCCAGCATGGAGCGCAAGGCATCGGCCCGGGCCGTGTCGCACATCGCTACTTGAATGGATCCCATAGTTCCCGCCTGCTCTCTCGCCTCGATCCGGCTGGCCTCCGCGCGGCAATCGCGATATTCGTCTCCAAAACTATTTCCGTCCGGCCTACCCGCCGGAACCCGGTTCCTTTCCACTCCGGCTACTCGACCGGCTGCTTCCGCCGCCGTCCGAAGCCGCTGCCTGGCTCCGCTTCGCCTGATTCTTTCAAGAACTCTCTTTCACACCTGCAATCAAAAGGCCAATGCGGCAAATATAAGCAGACCCTCATATCCTTATTTCAATGTTCAACTTACAGACCTTGCCCCTCGCGCAATCTCCCACTGCGCTTCGCCCTCAATGGGGCAATTCCCCCACTTATCTGCGTGAGTCCCTTTCATCTCCCCCTCAAGAGCCATACAATAGGTCTTCACAGGGGCATATGGCCAAACTAACGGCAACCTGGCAGAACGCAAACGTTCTCAGCCACGTATTCGACCAACTCTCGGACGCTTTGGTGCTGTACGACACCAACCACCTCATCACTGGGGTCAATGCGGCCGCGGAGAAGCTGTTCGGTATGGGCGCGGAGGAACTCGTCGGCAAAGACTGTCACGAAATGTTCCGATGCCAGGATTGCGAACCCGGGTGCGGCATGCACACCGGCCTCACCCAACCCTCAAACGGCAATTCCACGGTGCGGCTCCGCACCCAGAACGGCATGGAAAGGCTGGTTGTCATCCGCACCAGCCAGATCCACAACTCCGAGGGCGAACTCGAAGGCGCCGTCGCCGCTATCAAGGATGTCACCGCCGAGGTGGAACCGCAGAAGCGCGAGATCATCTGCGAATCGCCGGCCATGCTCGAGATGATGCACTTCGTCCGCCGGGTCGCCATCAGCGAAGCCACCACCATCCTCCTGGAAGGCGAAAACGGCGTCGGCAAGGACCTGATCGCCAAAACCCTGCATTACCAGAGCACCCGCCAGGCGGAACCGTTCATCGCCATTAACTGCGCAGCCATCCCCGATACCCTGCTCGAAAGTGAGCTATTCGGCTACGAGAAGGGTGCGTTCACTGACGCACGGGCCCAGAAAAAGGGCATCTTCGAGCTGGCCGACAAAGGCACACTGTTTCTGGACGAAATCGGCGAGATTCCTCTCATGCTGCAGGCGAAACTCCTGCGCGTGCTGGAAGAGCAGTGCTTCCGCCGCCTGGGCGGCCTCAAGGACATCAAACTGGAGCTGCGCGTCGTCGCCGCCACGAACAAGAATCTGCGCGAAGCCGTCAAGGAAGGCGCGTTCCGGCAGGATCTGTTCTTCCGCCTCAACGTCATCCACATCACCATTCCCCCGCTGCGCGAGCGGCCGGAAGATGTCCCCCCACTGGCCAACTTCTTCCTGCAGCACTACAACAAGAAGTTCAAACGCCACATGGACGGCATCGCGCCCGATGCCATGCGGCTGCTGATCACCCACGACTGGCCGGGCAACGTTCGCGAACTGCGCAACGCGATCGAACGGGCCATGATTCTGGAGGATTCCAGCTACATCACCGCGCCCAGCCTGCCGATGAGCGTCAGCCACAGCAATGCCATCGCCGCGGCGGCCGCCCCCGCCGCGTTCGCACCCGGCTTCCCGGACGAAGGCATCTCGCTGGAAGATAGCGAACGCCGCCTGCTGGTCTCCGCCCTGGAAAAGACCAGCGGCAACCAGACGCAGGCCGCGCGCCTGCTGCGCATCACCCGCGACACCCTGCGCTATAAGATGAAGAAATTCGACCTGCGCTAGCCGTCCTCAGACCAGCGCCATTTCCAGGTTCTGCTGGACCAGGTCGAAGAAACCGCCCGTGTCGACGTTCAGCGCCACACGGTGCCGGGAACCGGTCCCCAGCGTGGTGCGGCCCCGTTCCGGCCCGGCACCCGCTTCCACGGCCACCGTCGCCTGTACGGTCTCATACAGCTCCGGCGATTCCAGATAGGCGAGGACATTCGGATCGTGCAGCGGCCCGCCCGCCGTTCCGCAGCGTGACCTTGTCCACGCCCCATACGCCCGCAGGGTCTCCGCCAACCCGCCGCCCCAGGTCTCCAACCCCGCAATCCGCACCAGCCGGTCTTCCGTCACCAGCGTACGGTGCGAAGTGTCCAGCGGAATGAAGACCAACTCCAGTCCGCTGTTGACCACCTCCTGCGCCGCCTCGGCATCGGCCCAGATGTTGAACTCAGCCCACTGGGTGACATTCCCCTGCGACACCAGTGCCCCACCCTGCCCCTGTACGGTGTACGTCCCGAAGCCGCCGCCCATCACCACGACGGGGCCCAGCAGGTCCACGATGCCCGGATCCAGGCGCAGCGCCAGCGCCACATTGGTCAGAGGACCCAGGCAGGCCAGGCGCAGGCTGCGCGGCGGGCACTTCCTGGCCGTACGGCAAATCAGCTCGGCCGCGGACCACCGGCCCGGCTGCGCCAGCGGGGCCGGCAACGCCAATCCGTGCAGGCCGTCATCGCCATGGACTTCCGACGCAGTCCGCAAGGGAACCGATAGCGGCCCTGCTGCTCCGGCATAGACCGGCACATCCGGACGACCCGCCATCGCCAGGATCCCGAGCGCATTCCGCGTCACCTGCTCCAATTCGACGTTGCCGCCGATCGTCGTCAGGGCCTTCACCCTCAGCCGCTTCGACCCGAGCGCCGAAAGAATGGCGAACATGTCATCGACACCTGGATCCGTGTCAATGATCACGCAGTCGTATTGTTCGTTCATTGGACCGTCAGAACTCCCAGATCGCCGTCTTGTCCGGCCTCAACGTCAGCACGGATCGGGCCCCAAACCGCACCGTCATCCGCTCCGCCGGCGCCTTTCGCAAGCGGAACGACACACTGCGCAGCCCGTGCGGACCCTGCCCCATGGGCAGAAACCGGATCGTCACCGCCGGTTTCACCTGCCCCATCCAGTGCATCATGCGCTCCATCTCGTCCGCCGGCAAGGCCAGCGTAAGGCCTGTGACATCATCAAGATACGCGTCCGCCGGAGTCTCCGCCAGGACGCTCTTGTAGCGTTTCAGCACCTCGGCCCGAGTCACACCCTGCCCCACGCCGCCTTCCGGCCGCCACTTCGCGAGAAACTCCGGCGTGTACTCCATGATCCAGGACTCCAGCCCCTTAGCCAGTTGCGGCACGGGGCTCAGGCGATAGAACCAGGGGATCTGTTGGTCGTTCCAGCCGCGCGTGATCAGGTCCCGATGCGCGCCTTCGATGTCCGGCATGGCTCCCACGGCGTCGACACCGAAGGCAACGGCGGTCTCCCCCACGGCGCGTTTTTCCTGTGCGGAATCGAAGAACTCAAAGTACGTTTTGGTGCCGTAGAAGTAGATGCCCGTGTAGCTGCGGTCCGCGCGCACGGTCGTGCGTTTCTCAAAATTGGCGAACTCCTGCTTCAGAAAGGAGCTCTGCTCGATCGCCGCATAGGTGGCCGAATCGACTGTCACATAAAAGTGGTTCAACTCTATCGAACTTTGGGCCATTGATGTCGACATCATTAGTATCAATAGATAGGGTTTCGTCAGAAGATTCATTGTATCTTTATGCGCACTTCACTGGCGCATGATCTTGTCCATCTTAAAATGGTTTCATGCCTAGATTGCTTCAACTCGCTCTTGGTGTGTTTACACTCACCGGAGTACTCTTCGCCCAGTCCGAGGCCGGTGGGGCAACCGTCACCGGCACCGTGACTGATCCCAGTGGAGCCGCCGTAACGGGCGCAAAGGTGACACTGAACAGCGACCAGACCGGCTACACCCGCGTCTTCGAAACCAACGCCAGCGGCCTGTACAACTTTGCCCGCGTCCCCGTCGGACGCTACAGCCTCGTGATCGACAAGTCTGGCTTCAAGAGCGTCAAGCGCACCGACATGGACCTGACCGTGGGCGCCATGCTGACCGTCGATGCCGCCCTCACCGTCGGCTCCACCTCGGAAAGCATTACGGTCAGCGGCGACCTGCCCCTCGTCGAGACTACCCGCTCCCAGACCTCCACGAATGTGGACGAGCGGGCCGTCAAGGATCTGCCCATCAACGGCCGTAACTTCCTCGATTTCACACTGTTGACGCCCGGTGTCAATCGCGACACGCGCGGCGGCGACCTCACCTTCGGAGGCCAGCGCGGCACCGCCAACAGCCTGCTGGTCGACGGCATGGACTCCAACAACCTCTTCTTCGGGCAGAGTTCCGGCCGCGCCGGTGTGCGCAATCCGTACTCTTTCTCGCAGGATGCCGTCGAGGAGTTCCAGGTGAACACCAACGGCTTTGCGGCGGAGATCGGCCGCGCCGGCGGCGGCGTCATCAACGTGGTGACGAAGTCGGGCACGAACACCTTCCACGGCAACGCCTTCGAGTTCTTCCGCGACCGCGAATTGAACGCCAACACGTTCATCAACAAGTCGCGTGGCATCGTGCGCCAGCCCTACCACTACAACCAGTTTGGCGGCACGGTCGGCGGCCCCATCAAGAAGGATAAGATTTTCTTCTTCCTCAGCTACGACGGCCAGCGCAACCTGAACCCGAATCCGGTGTTCTTCAACTTCACCGTTCCCACCGATTCGCTGTCCCAGGCCGGCGCGGCTGAGCTCTCGAAGTATCTGACGCCCTACACCACCGGGTATCGCAACGACATCGGCCTGGCCAAGGTCGACTGGAACCTTTCCAACACCCAGCGGCTCAGCGTCCGCGCCAACATCCACCGCTTCACCGGGATCAACTTCGAAAACGGCGGCAACCAGAGCGCCCAGGAGCACACCGGCAACTCGCTGGTGTCCACCAACAGCCTGGCTGTGAACTACAGCAAGGTGTTCGGCTCGGCGGTCGTTTTCGACTCCCGCTTCAACTGGGTGAAGGACGACGAACCCGGCGAGGCCAATTCCACCGCGCCCGAGACCGTCGTCAACCAGAGCGGCGGCAGTTTCACCTTTGGCCGCAACAACTTCTCGCCCCGCTACACCAACTCCAAGCGCTACCAGTTCATCGAATCCGTCAGCTACCTGCGCGGCAAGCACGCCTACAAGATCGGCGGCGACCTGAACTTCGAACGGATCGACAACTTCTTCCCAGGCAACTTCTCGGGCGTTTACCGCTACAACAGCCTGGCCGATTTTGCCGCCCGCAAGCCGTTCCAGTTCACCCAGGGCTTTGCCGGCGACGGCACCGACGGGCCGCTCACCAAGCCGAACATCGCCGAGTTTGCCTTCTTCGTGCAGGATGCGTGGCGCGTCACGGACCGCCTGACGCTGAACTACGGCTACCGCTACGACATCGCCTCGTACGCGCAACCCAAGGTGTTGAACCCCGACGCCGGCCTCGCCGCCCAGGGCCTGGCCACCAATCGCATCAACACCGACAAGAACAACCATGCGCCCCGCTTTGGTTTCGCCTATCGCCTGGACGACAAAGGCCGGCAGTTGCTGCGCGGCGGCTATGGAATCTTCTACTCGCGCACGCCGTCCATCCTCACCGGCACCGCGATGTCCCAGAACGGCATCCAGGTGCAGACCTACACGCTCAGCGCCAACCTGCCCACCTACCCCAA encodes the following:
- a CDS encoding NapC/NirT family cytochrome c; protein product: MKLKEWLAPIVYLASNWISLIGVVLVTTSGILWLFLLPSTLRGHSPDPYIGILQFMVLPAVFFLGLGLIPAGVWLFKKRNKGKLPDVFPPLDFSNPRFRRLLAFLGATTLANFIIGGQLTYKAVSYMESVNFCGQTCHVVMKPEFTAYQNSPHSRVECVSCHIGPGANWFVKSKISGSWQVISVTLKLYPRPIPTPIENLRPARETCEVCHWPQKFGGDRIRVFNNFSDDEKSKWTKSVLLMHIGGGNGYEGIHGAHMGPGVKVRYAHSDKQRQKIPWVEYTGKDGQTFTFKADGYKADGPGNLDVRTMDCMDCHNRPSHTYELAERGVNRALAAGDLDRDLPYVRKVALEILKAKYATTEDSERDIPAKFKAYYEKNYPQVWASRKAAVESSARNVLAVFSRSVFPEMNVQWGAYPVNLGHTDFDGCFRCHDERPSTKGNRTIPQDCDTCHKTLAQDEESPKVLADLGLDKPRAVGH
- a CDS encoding cytochrome c3 family protein, whose product is MLCLAAAAGLWAGQKPVPAPTSPNSVCLDCHDQGAKLEKSAHNKVACASCHLKHDQYPHPENLPKPACVTCHEQPANDYSQSEHAQQMKKGNGAAPECSTCHGGVHELAPALSEAFHKSVPETCGMCHDKEAAQFNSSVHGKAVAAGVKDAPVCTDCHGGHKILKPDNPKSTVFSASVPDTCGRCHGDVRLMSRFGLPLDRITSFNDSFHGLALKAGSQSVADCSSCHGFHDILPSDNPKSRTNAKNLATTCGACHPGAGSRFVIGSIHEVQGQTAPLPLQWANLFYVLVIPGTIGFMLLHHGGDFVQKTMRMRFQGKMIPLQMLRPEQPKHERMYKWERIQHILLAVSFITLAYTGFALHFPDSWWARPTLAWEKAYPVRGVIHRTAGAVLVLTSILHIITLFVSSRLRNHWKEFLPVVGDLREMVEGTLWRLGMRKQKPYQSSHSYIEKIEYWALVWGTMVMAATGILLWANNWTMKFLPKLWIDFARSVHFFEAVLATLAIFVWHFYSVIFDPDVYPMDPAWLTGHSPRPENDKKHGH
- a CDS encoding sigma-54 interaction domain-containing protein, coding for MAKLTATWQNANVLSHVFDQLSDALVLYDTNHLITGVNAAAEKLFGMGAEELVGKDCHEMFRCQDCEPGCGMHTGLTQPSNGNSTVRLRTQNGMERLVVIRTSQIHNSEGELEGAVAAIKDVTAEVEPQKREIICESPAMLEMMHFVRRVAISEATTILLEGENGVGKDLIAKTLHYQSTRQAEPFIAINCAAIPDTLLESELFGYEKGAFTDARAQKKGIFELADKGTLFLDEIGEIPLMLQAKLLRVLEEQCFRRLGGLKDIKLELRVVAATNKNLREAVKEGAFRQDLFFRLNVIHITIPPLRERPEDVPPLANFFLQHYNKKFKRHMDGIAPDAMRLLITHDWPGNVRELRNAIERAMILEDSSYITAPSLPMSVSHSNAIAAAAAPAAFAPGFPDEGISLEDSERRLLVSALEKTSGNQTQAARLLRITRDTLRYKMKKFDLR
- a CDS encoding nucleoside hydrolase → MNEQYDCVIIDTDPGVDDMFAILSALGSKRLRVKALTTIGGNVELEQVTRNALGILAMAGRPDVPVYAGAAGPLSVPLRTASEVHGDDGLHGLALPAPLAQPGRWSAAELICRTARKCPPRSLRLACLGPLTNVALALRLDPGIVDLLGPVVVMGGGFGTYTVQGQGGALVSQGNVTQWAEFNIWADAEAAQEVVNSGLELVFIPLDTSHRTLVTEDRLVRIAGLETWGGGLAETLRAYGAWTRSRCGTAGGPLHDPNVLAYLESPELYETVQATVAVEAGAGPERGRTTLGTGSRHRVALNVDTGGFFDLVQQNLEMALV
- a CDS encoding DUF5829 family protein, whose amino-acid sequence is MAQSSIELNHFYVTVDSATYAAIEQSSFLKQEFANFEKRTTVRADRSYTGIYFYGTKTYFEFFDSAQEKRAVGETAVAFGVDAVGAMPDIEGAHRDLITRGWNDQQIPWFYRLSPVPQLAKGLESWIMEYTPEFLAKWRPEGGVGQGVTRAEVLKRYKSVLAETPADAYLDDVTGLTLALPADEMERMMHWMGQVKPAVTIRFLPMGQGPHGLRSVSFRLRKAPAERMTVRFGARSVLTLRPDKTAIWEF
- a CDS encoding TonB-dependent receptor, producing the protein MPRLLQLALGVFTLTGVLFAQSEAGGATVTGTVTDPSGAAVTGAKVTLNSDQTGYTRVFETNASGLYNFARVPVGRYSLVIDKSGFKSVKRTDMDLTVGAMLTVDAALTVGSTSESITVSGDLPLVETTRSQTSTNVDERAVKDLPINGRNFLDFTLLTPGVNRDTRGGDLTFGGQRGTANSLLVDGMDSNNLFFGQSSGRAGVRNPYSFSQDAVEEFQVNTNGFAAEIGRAGGGVINVVTKSGTNTFHGNAFEFFRDRELNANTFINKSRGIVRQPYHYNQFGGTVGGPIKKDKIFFFLSYDGQRNLNPNPVFFNFTVPTDSLSQAGAAELSKYLTPYTTGYRNDIGLAKVDWNLSNTQRLSVRANIHRFTGINFENGGNQSAQEHTGNSLVSTNSLAVNYSKVFGSAVVFDSRFNWVKDDEPGEANSTAPETVVNQSGGSFTFGRNNFSPRYTNSKRYQFIESVSYLRGKHAYKIGGDLNFERIDNFFPGNFSGVYRYNSLADFAARKPFQFTQGFAGDGTDGPLTKPNIAEFAFFVQDAWRVTDRLTLNYGYRYDIASYAQPKVLNPDAGLAAQGLATNRINTDKNNHAPRFGFAYRLDDKGRQLLRGGYGIFYSRTPSILTGTAMSQNGIQVQTYTLSANLPTYPNILSAPPTVSRTPDIYVVAPNYVSPLTAQWNFNYEVQLSKDYAVTFGYLGLHGYHLSRTRDINLFPLYADTATYANGTPTVIYTRLANRPNANFGRISLFDSGADSIYHGAFVQGTKRFSRNFQLLASYTFSKVIDTVPDATSVVVGSDDGKVALDTLNPNNDRAAGDTNVKHRFVASGVWDLNYFQRYNNAFAHYILNGWQLSGIFNARSGQPYSATVGGNADINRDGNTRNDRAPMTGRNIYTLPSVYTLDARVTKVVPLYKESVRLRLVGEAFNLANRANVANVNRTPFNYNSTTKVFSPVAIFGTASTAGDPRILQIAAKIEF